The Salvelinus fontinalis isolate EN_2023a chromosome 39, ASM2944872v1, whole genome shotgun sequence genome has a window encoding:
- the phyh gene encoding phytanoyl-CoA dioxygenase, peroxisomal isoform X1 has translation MSRAADRLKVVVNHLDRPSSFVQASTSGQNVTYYQPQALRYSFDNDLLSTEQRISYEEDGFLLIKGLVSGEDIDRFRAAFERICRREVQVPGLVVMRDVSIAKSEFVPDQKAISKLQDFQEEPELFRYCSLPQILNYVECFTGPNIMAMHTMLINKPPDTGNKTSRHPMHQDLHYFPFRPADHIVCSWTAMEKVHRQNGCLVVLPGSHHGTLKEHDYPEWEGGVNKMYHGIRDHDPNHPRVHLEMEKGDTVFFHPLLIHGSGMNQTQGFRKAISCHYASADSYYIDVRGTTQENIGQEVKEIAARKYAVNDVTFEDTWAVRGRLVQGERTNL, from the exons ATGTCTCGAGCGGCAGACAGACTGAAAGTGGTCGTGAATCATCTGGATCGACCATCTTCTTTTGTT CAAGCATCTACCTCTGGCCAAAACGTTACCTACTATCAACCACAAGCACTGAG GTATTCCTTTGACAATGATCTGCTGAGCACTGAGCAGAGAATCTCCTATGAGGAGGATGGGTTCCTCCTTATCAAGGGCCTGGTGTCTGGGGAGGACATTGACAGATTCAG ggcagCGTTTGAGCGGATATGCCGTCGGGAGGTGCAGGTCCCGGGGCTGGTGGTGATGAGGGACGTGTCCATCGCCAAGTCAGAGTTCGTCCCTGACCAGAAGGCCATCTCCAAGCTGCAGGACTTCCAGGAAGAGCCTGAGTTATTCCGCTACTGTAGCCTGCCTCAG ATCCTGAATTATGTGGAGTGTTTCACTGGTCCCAACATCATGGCCATGCACACCATGCTGATCAACAAGCCCCCAGACACAG GTAATAAGACATCTCGCCACCCCATGCACCAGGACCTGCATTATTTTCCATTCCGTCCGGCGGACCATATTGTGTGTTCCTGGACCGCCATGGAGAAGGTTCACCGCCAGAACGGCTGTCTGGTGGTCCTTCCTGGTTCTCACCACGGCACCCTCAAAGAACACGACTACCCAGAGTGGgag GGCGGGGTCAATAAGATGTACCACGGTATCCGTGACCACGACCCCAATCATCCCAGGGTGCACCTGGAGATGGAGAAAGGAGACACAGTGTTCTTCCACCCTCTATTGATCCATGGATCTGGAATGAACCAGACGCAGGGCTTCCGCAAG gccatCTCCTGCCACTATGCCAGTGCTGACTCCTATTACATTGACGTGAGGGGAACCACCCAGGAGAACATAGGCCAGGAGGTGAAAGAGATCGCAGCCAGGAAATATGCTGTTAATGACGTCACATTTGAG GATACATGGGCTGTACGGGGCCGTCTGGTGCAAGGGGAGAGGACCAATCTGTGA
- the phyh gene encoding phytanoyl-CoA dioxygenase, peroxisomal isoform X2 — MRRMGSSLSRAWCLGRTLTDSAFERICRREVQVPGLVVMRDVSIAKSEFVPDQKAISKLQDFQEEPELFRYCSLPQILNYVECFTGPNIMAMHTMLINKPPDTGNKTSRHPMHQDLHYFPFRPADHIVCSWTAMEKVHRQNGCLVVLPGSHHGTLKEHDYPEWEGGVNKMYHGIRDHDPNHPRVHLEMEKGDTVFFHPLLIHGSGMNQTQGFRKAISCHYASADSYYIDVRGTTQENIGQEVKEIAARKYAVNDVTFEDTWAVRGRLVQGERTNL; from the exons ATGAGGAGGATGGGTTCCTCCTTATCAAGGGCCTGGTGTCTGGGGAGGACATTGACAGATTCAG CGTTTGAGCGGATATGCCGTCGGGAGGTGCAGGTCCCGGGGCTGGTGGTGATGAGGGACGTGTCCATCGCCAAGTCAGAGTTCGTCCCTGACCAGAAGGCCATCTCCAAGCTGCAGGACTTCCAGGAAGAGCCTGAGTTATTCCGCTACTGTAGCCTGCCTCAG ATCCTGAATTATGTGGAGTGTTTCACTGGTCCCAACATCATGGCCATGCACACCATGCTGATCAACAAGCCCCCAGACACAG GTAATAAGACATCTCGCCACCCCATGCACCAGGACCTGCATTATTTTCCATTCCGTCCGGCGGACCATATTGTGTGTTCCTGGACCGCCATGGAGAAGGTTCACCGCCAGAACGGCTGTCTGGTGGTCCTTCCTGGTTCTCACCACGGCACCCTCAAAGAACACGACTACCCAGAGTGGgag GGCGGGGTCAATAAGATGTACCACGGTATCCGTGACCACGACCCCAATCATCCCAGGGTGCACCTGGAGATGGAGAAAGGAGACACAGTGTTCTTCCACCCTCTATTGATCCATGGATCTGGAATGAACCAGACGCAGGGCTTCCGCAAG gccatCTCCTGCCACTATGCCAGTGCTGACTCCTATTACATTGACGTGAGGGGAACCACCCAGGAGAACATAGGCCAGGAGGTGAAAGAGATCGCAGCCAGGAAATATGCTGTTAATGACGTCACATTTGAG GATACATGGGCTGTACGGGGCCGTCTGGTGCAAGGGGAGAGGACCAATCTGTGA